From Streptomonospora salina, the proteins below share one genomic window:
- a CDS encoding bifunctional 4-hydroxy-2-oxoglutarate aldolase/2-dehydro-3-deoxy-phosphogluconate aldolase, with protein sequence MSGRGLDGLFGGGRVMAILRGLPAADTVAMAVRAWDLGILVVEVPARDRQGVQALQATVRAGAERGVPVGAGTVVDADQVREVAACGAAFTVAPGFDPAVMAASEEAAMPHLPGVATPTDVQGVVRAGGRWVKAFPASVLGPEWISALHGPFPDVRVVATGGVDGRNAGRFLGAGASMVAVGSALGDPAQIPLLSEL encoded by the coding sequence ATGAGCGGCCGCGGGCTGGACGGGCTTTTCGGCGGCGGGCGGGTCATGGCCATTCTGCGGGGACTGCCCGCGGCGGACACCGTCGCCATGGCAGTCCGGGCCTGGGACCTGGGAATCCTCGTTGTGGAGGTGCCTGCCCGCGATCGGCAGGGGGTGCAGGCGCTGCAGGCGACCGTGCGTGCGGGTGCGGAGCGGGGGGTGCCCGTCGGCGCGGGCACCGTCGTCGACGCCGACCAGGTGCGCGAGGTGGCGGCCTGCGGTGCCGCTTTCACAGTGGCGCCCGGCTTCGATCCGGCGGTCATGGCCGCGTCGGAGGAGGCGGCGATGCCGCACCTTCCGGGTGTGGCCACGCCGACCGACGTGCAGGGGGTCGTGCGGGCGGGGGGACGCTGGGTGAAGGCGTTCCCGGCGTCGGTGCTGGGGCCCGAGTGGATCAGCGCGCTGCACGGCCCCTTCCCCGATGTCCGCGTGGTGGCCACCGGGGGCGTCGACGGCCGCAACGCGGGGAGATTCCTGGGCGCGGGAGCGAGCATGGTCGCGGTCGGATCGGCGCTCGGCGACCCCGCCCAGATTCCGCTCCTGTCCGAGCTGTGA
- a CDS encoding sugar kinase: MTRPVVCVGETMALLVPAGALPLETAPHMSVTAAGAESNVACTLAGLGHAAAWVSAVGGDPFGRVVTRTVAERGVDVSGVRTDPDRPTGLFAKDPAPTGTTVHYYRSGSAASALGPDIADALPIREAATVHLSGVTPALSPTCDALAERLLTDRRLTVSFDVNHRARLWEPGRAAVRLLELARLADVVLVGRDEAEELWGTATASEVRALLPDVGCLVVKDAEHGATEFRGHRRAHVPSPAVEVVEPVGAGDAFAAGYLAGGLRGLDAVGRLRLGHLCAGRVLRTVGDLAAPPRAGQWDGVLEAPHERWVEQASALPAAACEGEEGTWGTDGKV; encoded by the coding sequence ATGACCCGCCCCGTCGTGTGCGTAGGCGAAACCATGGCGCTGCTGGTCCCGGCCGGAGCTCTCCCGCTGGAGACGGCGCCGCACATGTCGGTGACGGCGGCCGGGGCCGAGTCCAACGTCGCCTGCACCCTCGCCGGGCTCGGGCACGCGGCGGCCTGGGTGAGCGCGGTGGGCGGGGACCCGTTCGGCCGGGTGGTCACGCGCACCGTGGCCGAGCGCGGTGTGGACGTGTCGGGAGTGCGCACCGACCCCGACCGGCCCACCGGGCTGTTCGCCAAGGATCCCGCGCCCACGGGGACGACCGTGCACTACTACCGCTCCGGATCGGCGGCGTCGGCCCTGGGCCCCGACATCGCCGACGCGCTCCCGATACGTGAAGCGGCGACGGTGCACCTGTCCGGGGTCACACCGGCACTGTCGCCGACCTGCGACGCCCTGGCGGAACGGCTGCTCACCGACCGCCGCCTGACTGTGAGTTTCGACGTGAACCACCGCGCCCGCCTGTGGGAGCCGGGGCGGGCGGCCGTGCGCCTGCTCGAACTGGCGCGCCTCGCCGACGTGGTCCTGGTCGGCAGGGACGAAGCCGAGGAGCTCTGGGGAACCGCCACCGCGTCCGAGGTGCGCGCTTTGCTGCCGGACGTCGGGTGCCTGGTGGTCAAGGACGCCGAGCACGGCGCGACCGAGTTCCGCGGCCACCGGCGGGCACACGTACCGTCCCCGGCTGTGGAGGTGGTCGAACCGGTCGGTGCCGGGGACGCTTTCGCGGCGGGTTACCTGGCGGGCGGGCTTCGCGGGCTGGATGCGGTGGGACGCCTGCGCCTGGGGCACCTGTGCGCCGGCCGGGTCCTGCGGACGGTGGGCGATCTGGCCGCCCCGCCGCGGGCGGGGCAGTGGGACGGTGTGCTGGAGGCTCCGCACGAGCGATGGGTCGAACAGGCGTCGGCGCTGCCGGCGGCGGCATGCGAGGGAGAGGAAGGAACGTGGGGGACGGACGGGAAGGTATGA
- a CDS encoding TraR/DksA family transcriptional regulator, with amino-acid sequence MGEAADPPERPGTDDRAAAERIRRARAEAAGLARSLLRQWHGVVEAAASAGTDDEHDPEGPTVAYERQQLQAMREHVHGELADLDRAAQRLRDGVYRTCEDCGGPIAAARLTARPTARTCIGCASPNTPRNRHRT; translated from the coding sequence ATGGGCGAAGCAGCGGATCCCCCCGAGCGTCCCGGAACGGACGACCGCGCGGCAGCGGAGCGCATTCGGCGGGCCAGAGCCGAAGCGGCGGGACTGGCCCGATCCCTGCTGCGCCAGTGGCACGGCGTCGTCGAGGCGGCCGCATCGGCGGGCACCGACGACGAGCACGATCCCGAGGGGCCCACGGTCGCCTACGAACGCCAACAGCTCCAGGCCATGCGGGAGCACGTGCACGGCGAACTCGCCGATCTCGACCGGGCCGCCCAGCGACTGCGCGACGGCGTGTACCGGACGTGCGAGGACTGCGGAGGCCCCATCGCCGCGGCGCGCCTCACTGCGCGCCCCACGGCCCGCACCTGCATCGGCTGCGCATCCCCGAACACCCCGCGCAACCGCCACCGGACGTGA
- a CDS encoding acyl-CoA dehydrogenase family protein, whose translation MLNVGSLILASGSEEQRRTLLPAMAAAQRIACILFTEPGNGSDLAGITTSAVRDGDGWLINGRKTYNLKSAYADLAAPAEAYRLVSAESLRLGTPGELWLEADSAA comes from the coding sequence GTGCTGAACGTCGGCTCGCTGATCCTGGCGTCGGGCAGCGAGGAACAGCGCAGGACGCTGCTGCCGGCGATGGCGGCGGCCCAGCGCATCGCCTGCATCCTGTTCACCGAGCCGGGTAATGGATCCGACCTGGCAGGCATCACCACCAGCGCCGTCCGCGACGGCGACGGCTGGCTCATCAACGGACGCAAAACCTACAACCTCAAGAGCGCCTACGCCGACCTGGCCGCTCCGGCAGAGGCCTACCGCCTGGTTTCCGCCGAGTCCCTTCGCCTGGGCACCCCGGGTGAACTGTGGCTCGAAGCCGACTCCGCCGCCTGA
- a CDS encoding ABC transporter permease translates to MTTTTHAHAGPAPARRGFVGRYGRRLNEIGLLAAIVLLYIVLGAAASGFLSLDNQLGVLRNAATIGIAAWGVTLVIVSGDIDISIGPAVAFASVLVAKGATEWNLGVAGAVVLTLVLGFGWGALAGWLRARFNVPSFITTLGLWSVLGGLALYMTDALPVPLPQSPVFDFLGGSFLGIPTSALVMLVLFAVFAYLARYTAYGRSVYAIGGNAAAARLAGLNVTRVRVLLFATTGLLAAITGVLLAARLGSGNGGAAAGLEFDVIAAVVIGGTALAGGRGSLLGTFLGVVFISVIANGLVLLGVNPFFQDVVRGFIIVAAVLVNVVINRRTTGDRIA, encoded by the coding sequence ATGACCACGACCACGCACGCCCACGCCGGCCCGGCCCCCGCCCGGCGCGGCTTCGTCGGCCGCTACGGCCGCAGACTCAACGAGATCGGCCTGCTCGCCGCCATCGTGCTCCTCTACATCGTGCTCGGGGCGGCGGCGAGCGGCTTCCTGAGCCTGGACAACCAGCTCGGGGTGCTGCGCAACGCCGCGACCATCGGTATCGCCGCCTGGGGCGTGACCCTGGTGATCGTCTCCGGTGACATCGATATCAGCATCGGCCCTGCCGTGGCCTTCGCCTCGGTCCTGGTCGCCAAGGGCGCCACGGAGTGGAACCTCGGCGTCGCGGGGGCCGTCGTCCTCACCCTCGTGCTGGGATTCGGCTGGGGAGCCCTGGCAGGATGGCTCCGCGCCAGGTTCAACGTCCCCTCGTTCATCACCACCCTCGGACTGTGGAGCGTTCTGGGCGGACTCGCGCTGTACATGACCGACGCGCTGCCCGTCCCGCTGCCCCAGAGCCCCGTCTTCGACTTCCTCGGCGGCTCGTTCCTGGGTATCCCGACCTCCGCGCTGGTCATGCTCGTCCTCTTCGCCGTGTTCGCCTATCTGGCCCGCTACACCGCCTACGGGCGCTCGGTCTACGCCATCGGCGGGAACGCCGCCGCCGCCCGCCTGGCCGGACTGAACGTCACACGGGTGCGGGTGCTGCTGTTCGCCACGACCGGCCTGCTCGCCGCCATCACCGGTGTCCTGCTCGCCGCCCGGCTGGGATCGGGCAACGGCGGAGCCGCCGCCGGGCTGGAGTTCGACGTCATCGCCGCTGTGGTCATCGGCGGCACCGCCCTTGCCGGCGGCCGCGGCTCCCTGCTGGGGACCTTCCTGGGGGTGGTCTTCATCAGCGTCATCGCCAACGGCCTCGTGCTGCTCGGCGTCAACCCCTTCTTCCAGGACGTCGTCCGCGGGTTCATCATCGTCGCCGCCGTTCTGGTGAACGTCGTGATCAACCGGCGCACGACCGGCGACCGCATCGCTTGA
- a CDS encoding phosphopantetheine-binding protein, whose translation MQLLLGAGGGADGLRRRPFGLRAPQGSLEELLAGIAADVLGATRVVRDDSFFSLGCDSVRAVQLAEALSEHRHRAARRTAVPPCG comes from the coding sequence GTGCAGCTGCTGCTCGGCGCCGGCGGCGGTGCTGACGGCCTACGCCGCCGGCCGTTCGGGCTACGCGCCCCGCAGGGAAGCCTGGAAGAACTGCTCGCGGGCATCGCGGCCGATGTGCTGGGAGCGACCCGAGTCGTCCGTGACGACTCCTTCTTCAGCCTGGGGTGCGACTCCGTGCGCGCGGTGCAGCTCGCCGAGGCCCTCAGCGAACACCGCCACCGGGCGGCACGCCGCACGGCCGTCCCGCCGTGCGGCTAG
- a CDS encoding zinc-dependent alcohol dehydrogenase family protein, translating into MNTTTIEPPPATMRGVRLPGDSTAAVDILPVPEPGPGQVLLRVGASGICGSDIGFIYHEHKTHRGVDGPAYRGVVAGHEPSGTVVQAGPGCRRFGAGDRVIVYHIAGCGLCDNCRRGYMISCTGDARAAYGWQRDGGHAQYLLAEESTCVPLPEELSFVDGALIACGFGTAYEGLRRIGVNGDGALLVVGLGPVGLAAGMVGRGMGASRIVGIEPSRRRREWAAALGVFDACASPEEAADAVGAATAGRGAATVIDCSGSRPGRSLALEHAAEWGRVSLVGEGGVLETEVSDTLLHKQLTLYASWVTSLPAMAELAGNLVRWGLSPERVVSDRFDLAEADAAYRLAAAESRGKVVLTSGEGR; encoded by the coding sequence GTGAACACGACCACAATCGAGCCGCCGCCCGCCACCATGCGCGGCGTCCGGCTGCCGGGCGACTCCACCGCGGCCGTCGACATCCTGCCGGTGCCCGAGCCCGGCCCCGGACAGGTCCTGCTGCGTGTAGGCGCGTCGGGGATCTGCGGCAGCGACATCGGGTTCATCTACCACGAGCACAAGACGCATCGGGGCGTCGACGGCCCTGCCTACAGGGGAGTCGTCGCCGGGCACGAGCCGTCCGGAACCGTCGTGCAGGCGGGGCCGGGATGCCGCCGCTTCGGCGCCGGCGACCGCGTGATCGTCTACCACATCGCCGGATGCGGGCTGTGCGACAACTGCCGGCGCGGCTACATGATCAGCTGCACCGGCGACGCCAGAGCCGCCTACGGCTGGCAGCGCGACGGCGGCCACGCCCAGTACCTGCTGGCCGAGGAGTCGACGTGCGTCCCGCTTCCGGAGGAGTTGTCCTTCGTCGACGGCGCCCTCATCGCCTGCGGATTCGGCACCGCCTACGAAGGGCTGCGCCGCATCGGCGTCAACGGGGACGGCGCCCTGCTCGTCGTCGGCTTGGGGCCGGTGGGCCTGGCGGCCGGCATGGTCGGGCGCGGTATGGGCGCCTCCCGCATCGTCGGGATCGAACCCTCCCGGCGGCGCCGGGAATGGGCGGCGGCCCTCGGTGTCTTCGACGCCTGCGCCTCCCCGGAGGAAGCGGCCGATGCGGTCGGCGCCGCGACCGCGGGCCGCGGCGCCGCCACCGTGATCGACTGCTCCGGCTCCCGGCCCGGGCGCTCCCTGGCGCTGGAACACGCCGCCGAATGGGGGCGCGTGTCGCTGGTGGGGGAAGGCGGAGTCCTGGAGACGGAGGTCTCCGACACTCTTCTGCACAAGCAGTTGACGCTGTACGCGTCCTGGGTGACCTCGCTGCCCGCTATGGCCGAACTCGCCGGGAACCTGGTGCGCTGGGGACTCTCTCCGGAACGGGTCGTCTCCGACCGGTTCGATCTCGCCGAGGCCGACGCGGCGTACCGCCTCGCCGCTGCCGAAAGCCGCGGGAAGGTCGTCTTGACCAGCGGGGAGGGGCGGTGA
- a CDS encoding SMP-30/gluconolactonase/LRE family protein produces MVGGTVDTPARPWTRERFQLGEGLRWTESGLLGVDILSGRLFVLDTEAPGRPVHTVLRLDHPLGAVAPVRGAAGTFVAAMGTGVATVAAGADGAARVTWLARPEEGAPAAMRMNDGCCDPAGRFWAGSMAYDETVGAGALYRVDRDRTVHRVLEGYTVPNGPAFSPDGRLMYIADSADGRIDVFPVRRGGELGAGRVFARLTEGGPDGMQVDGAGHLWAAVWGAGRVHRYAPEGELERAVSVPAAQPTSVCVVGNARPHLFVTSAAIGLDPADEYDGAVFRLAVDVPAPPAAVFGGAS; encoded by the coding sequence ATGGTAGGGGGGACCGTGGACACGCCGGCCCGGCCGTGGACCCGGGAGCGCTTTCAACTGGGGGAAGGCCTGCGCTGGACCGAGTCCGGCCTGCTGGGGGTCGACATCCTCAGCGGCCGGCTCTTCGTCCTGGACACCGAGGCACCGGGGCGACCCGTACACACGGTGCTCCGGCTCGACCACCCCCTGGGCGCGGTGGCCCCGGTCCGCGGGGCGGCGGGGACGTTCGTCGCCGCCATGGGCACCGGGGTGGCGACGGTGGCTGCGGGCGCAGACGGCGCTGCCCGGGTGACGTGGCTGGCACGGCCCGAGGAGGGCGCGCCCGCGGCGATGCGCATGAACGACGGTTGCTGCGACCCCGCGGGGCGCTTCTGGGCCGGGTCGATGGCCTACGACGAGACCGTCGGCGCCGGTGCGCTGTACCGGGTGGACCGGGACCGGACGGTGCACCGCGTGCTGGAGGGCTACACCGTGCCCAACGGGCCCGCTTTCTCCCCGGACGGGCGGCTGATGTACATCGCCGACAGCGCCGACGGCCGTATCGACGTGTTCCCGGTGCGCCGCGGCGGCGAGCTCGGTGCCGGCAGGGTGTTCGCCCGCCTGACCGAAGGCGGCCCCGACGGCATGCAGGTCGACGGGGCCGGACACCTGTGGGCGGCGGTATGGGGGGCCGGGCGGGTGCACCGCTACGCACCCGAGGGGGAACTGGAGCGGGCGGTGTCCGTTCCGGCGGCGCAGCCCACGAGCGTCTGCGTCGTCGGAAACGCGCGGCCTCACCTGTTCGTCACCTCCGCCGCGATCGGCCTGGACCCGGCCGACGAGTACGACGGGGCGGTGTTCCGCCTGGCCGTCGACGTGCCCGCGCCGCCCGCCGCGGTCTTCGGAGGTGCCTCATGA
- a CDS encoding SDR family NAD(P)-dependent oxidoreductase, with protein MTDARHEGSTAVVTGAARGIGEAVARRLAAQGAGVVLTDLSPEVEQSAARIRAAGGRAVAVRADAADEADWQDVVRTARSAFGPVGILVANAYTVELAPAHATSPASWERQLSVNLTGTFLGVRACLEDLIGRRGSVVLVSSVHAWFGLPGRPAYAATKGGLTSLARQLAVEYGPEVRVNCVLPGPILTAAWGDVGEEDRRDSVAQTAARRFGDPDEVASVASFLASTEASYVTGVSLPVDGGWSICKESS; from the coding sequence ATGACAGACGCGAGACACGAGGGCAGCACCGCGGTGGTCACCGGCGCGGCCCGGGGCATCGGGGAGGCCGTCGCCCGCCGGCTGGCGGCCCAGGGCGCCGGGGTCGTCCTGACCGACCTGTCCCCGGAGGTGGAGCAGTCGGCGGCGCGGATCCGCGCCGCCGGCGGACGCGCGGTCGCGGTGCGGGCCGACGCCGCCGACGAGGCGGACTGGCAGGACGTCGTCCGCACCGCCCGCTCCGCGTTCGGGCCGGTGGGAATCCTGGTCGCCAACGCCTACACGGTGGAGCTCGCGCCCGCTCACGCGACCTCGCCGGCCTCCTGGGAGCGCCAGCTTTCGGTCAACCTCACCGGTACGTTCCTGGGGGTGCGGGCGTGCTTGGAGGATCTGATCGGCCGGCGCGGCTCGGTCGTGCTGGTCTCCTCGGTGCACGCCTGGTTCGGATTGCCGGGCCGCCCCGCCTACGCCGCGACGAAGGGCGGACTCACCTCGCTGGCCCGGCAGTTGGCCGTGGAGTACGGGCCGGAGGTGCGCGTCAACTGCGTACTGCCCGGCCCCATCCTGACCGCGGCCTGGGGGGACGTGGGGGAGGAGGACCGCCGTGACAGCGTCGCCCAGACCGCCGCGCGGCGCTTCGGCGACCCCGACGAGGTCGCTTCCGTAGCGTCGTTCCTCGCTTCCACCGAGGCGTCCTACGTCACCGGGGTGAGCCTGCCGGTCGACGGAGGGTGGAGTATCTGCAAGGAATCGTCGTGA
- a CDS encoding DUF4380 domain-containing protein, which translates to MSAPVRSTREGAGPHERIALDNGVLRLTAAPGLGGRVLSLRTAGGAEFLYRNPRLLDEDLQVREGVRLGPTEGPMSAWNNVGGDKTWPAPQGWDGPGEWAGPPDPVLDSGAYAARTETTADGSAVLTMTSGDDPRTGLRLSRRVTMAPEASGYRLDLGAVNTSGTPRTWALWNVTQLDGGGGPPDGSGGVYVGVRGGDAPPAVPLVTGDADPRVVDHAPGVVRVPAQDVVGKVGFPTAAGWISHVGPAGTLTQTFAAVEGRYPDHGSRAEVWLEYPLERPLEHLGGLRPVDRVVECEVLGPLTELAPGDAASLTVDVALAAHA; encoded by the coding sequence GTGAGCGCCCCGGTGCGCAGCACGCGTGAAGGCGCCGGCCCCCACGAGCGGATCGCCCTCGACAACGGCGTGCTGCGTCTGACCGCGGCTCCCGGCCTGGGCGGGCGCGTTCTGTCGCTGCGCACGGCGGGCGGCGCGGAGTTCCTCTACCGCAACCCGCGCCTGCTGGACGAGGACTTGCAGGTCCGGGAAGGCGTGCGCCTGGGCCCCACCGAAGGGCCGATGAGCGCCTGGAACAACGTCGGCGGCGACAAGACCTGGCCGGCGCCGCAGGGCTGGGACGGCCCCGGCGAGTGGGCCGGGCCGCCCGACCCCGTGCTCGATTCGGGCGCCTACGCCGCCCGGACCGAAACGACCGCCGACGGGTCGGCGGTACTCACCATGACCAGCGGAGACGACCCGCGTACCGGGCTGCGGCTGAGCCGCCGGGTGACGATGGCGCCCGAGGCGTCCGGCTACAGGCTGGACCTCGGCGCGGTCAACACCTCCGGCACACCGCGCACCTGGGCGTTGTGGAACGTCACCCAGCTCGACGGGGGCGGTGGGCCGCCGGACGGATCCGGCGGGGTGTACGTGGGCGTGCGGGGAGGCGACGCTCCGCCCGCGGTGCCCCTGGTGACCGGCGACGCCGATCCGCGCGTGGTCGACCACGCTCCCGGGGTGGTGCGGGTGCCCGCCCAGGATGTGGTCGGCAAAGTCGGGTTCCCCACCGCCGCGGGGTGGATCAGCCATGTCGGGCCCGCGGGGACGCTCACGCAGACCTTCGCCGCGGTCGAGGGCCGCTATCCCGACCACGGATCGCGCGCCGAAGTGTGGCTGGAGTACCCGCTGGAGCGTCCGCTGGAGCACCTGGGCGGACTGCGCCCGGTCGACCGCGTCGTCGAGTGCGAGGTCCTGGGGCCGCTCACCGAGCTGGCTCCGGGCGACGCCGCGTCGCTGACGGTCGACGTCGCACTCGCCGCGCACGCATAG
- the dgoD gene encoding galactonate dehydratase has product MRITRIETFLVAPRWLLCRVETDEGLVGWGEPVVEGRAETVRAAVHELSDLLIGEDPAPIEHHWQRLTKAAFYRGGPVLSSAVAGLDHALWDIAGKRLGVPVHRLLGGPVRDRVRVYGWVGGDDPDRLRDAVAARVESGLTAVKMNAAGVVSRSPTVREIDGVVERLSQVREILGDDRDVAVDFHGRFTTAAARRVLPLLEPLRPMFAEEPVLPEFGHLLGDVVRCSPVPVATGERLYSRSDFLPALQAGIAVAQPDLAHAGGVSEVRRIAALAETYDALIAPHCPLGPVALAASLQVAFATPNFLIQEQSIGIHYNRDAELLDYVVDTGVFGFADGHMHRTGAAGLGVQVDEKAVRAADRAGHRWRPPVWTHDDGSFAEW; this is encoded by the coding sequence ATGAGGATCACCCGTATCGAGACGTTCCTTGTCGCTCCGCGGTGGCTGCTGTGCCGCGTGGAGACCGACGAGGGCCTCGTCGGGTGGGGCGAGCCCGTGGTGGAAGGCCGCGCCGAGACGGTGCGCGCCGCCGTCCACGAACTCTCCGACCTGCTGATCGGCGAGGACCCCGCGCCGATCGAACACCACTGGCAGCGCCTTACCAAGGCCGCGTTCTACCGGGGCGGGCCGGTGCTCTCCAGCGCGGTGGCCGGACTCGACCACGCCCTGTGGGACATCGCCGGCAAGCGGCTGGGAGTACCCGTGCACCGGCTCCTGGGCGGGCCGGTCCGCGACCGGGTGCGCGTCTACGGCTGGGTCGGCGGGGACGACCCGGACCGCCTGCGCGACGCGGTCGCCGCCCGGGTGGAATCCGGGCTGACGGCGGTGAAGATGAACGCCGCCGGGGTCGTGAGCCGCTCGCCCACCGTCCGCGAGATCGACGGCGTCGTGGAGCGCCTGTCCCAAGTCCGCGAGATCCTGGGCGACGACCGCGACGTGGCGGTGGATTTCCACGGCAGGTTCACCACCGCCGCCGCCCGCCGCGTCCTGCCGCTGCTGGAACCCCTCCGGCCCATGTTCGCGGAGGAACCGGTGCTGCCCGAGTTCGGACACCTGCTCGGCGACGTGGTCCGCTGCAGCCCGGTACCCGTCGCCACGGGCGAACGCCTGTACTCCCGCAGCGACTTCCTGCCCGCCCTGCAGGCCGGCATCGCTGTGGCCCAGCCCGACCTCGCACATGCCGGAGGCGTTTCGGAAGTCCGCAGGATCGCCGCCCTTGCCGAGACCTACGACGCGCTGATCGCCCCGCACTGCCCGCTCGGCCCCGTCGCACTGGCGGCGAGCCTGCAAGTCGCCTTCGCCACCCCGAACTTCCTCATCCAGGAGCAGAGCATCGGGATCCACTACAACCGCGACGCCGAACTGCTCGACTACGTCGTGGACACCGGTGTCTTCGGGTTCGCCGACGGACACATGCACCGTACCGGCGCTGCGGGATTGGGTGTGCAGGTCGACGAAAAGGCCGTGCGGGCGGCCGATCGCGCGGGCCACCGGTGGCGGCCACCGGTGTGGACCCACGACGACGGATCGTTCGCCGAATGGTAG
- a CDS encoding winged helix DNA-binding domain-containing protein, giving the protein MTLSIERDGMKVTWKQVAAWRMRRQYMEPRAEHGARQIVSRLAGVQAQVWSSAEAAVALRQSTPDRDSVNRDIADGALMKTWAMRQTLHLLPPSEAGAYLSLMASAGSWLKPSWQRASGVSPDQIDALTDEVGAILEGGAVLTRDELVTRLVADQRFAGMEERLRSGWGSVLKPLAWRGVLCHGPNRGNKITFTSPASVFGSDWKRIPDADEAAPAVISAYLGAYGPATPDAFDRWLTLNSTSKPRLRRWFAEMDDVLTEVDVEGRTTVMLKEHADELADIPPCTGVRLLGGFDQYLLGPGTKDDALLPAEHRSAVSRAAGWISPIVVRDGVVAGVWEIDGEEAVVAPFPGSDPLPEGELENEAAHVARASGLSRLSVRVK; this is encoded by the coding sequence GTGACTCTGTCTATCGAGAGGGACGGCATGAAGGTCACCTGGAAGCAGGTCGCCGCCTGGCGGATGCGGCGCCAGTACATGGAGCCTCGTGCCGAGCACGGCGCACGGCAGATCGTCAGCCGACTGGCCGGTGTCCAGGCCCAGGTCTGGAGTTCCGCCGAGGCGGCCGTGGCGCTGCGGCAGTCGACACCCGACAGGGACAGCGTCAACCGGGACATCGCCGACGGCGCGCTGATGAAGACGTGGGCCATGCGCCAGACGCTGCATCTGCTGCCACCGAGTGAGGCCGGTGCGTACCTGTCGCTGATGGCGTCAGCGGGCAGTTGGCTCAAGCCGTCCTGGCAGCGGGCCTCCGGCGTCAGTCCGGACCAGATCGACGCACTGACCGACGAGGTGGGCGCGATCCTCGAAGGGGGAGCGGTGCTCACCCGGGACGAGCTGGTCACCCGGCTCGTGGCGGACCAGCGGTTCGCGGGCATGGAGGAACGCCTGCGGTCGGGGTGGGGCTCGGTGCTCAAGCCGCTGGCCTGGCGCGGAGTGCTCTGCCACGGCCCCAACCGCGGCAACAAGATCACGTTCACGTCGCCGGCGAGCGTGTTCGGGTCGGATTGGAAGCGGATTCCCGACGCCGACGAGGCCGCACCCGCCGTGATCTCGGCGTATCTGGGGGCCTACGGCCCCGCCACCCCTGACGCGTTCGACCGGTGGCTGACGCTCAACAGTACAAGCAAGCCGCGATTGCGCCGCTGGTTCGCGGAGATGGACGACGTCCTCACCGAAGTCGACGTCGAAGGCCGTACGACGGTGATGCTGAAGGAGCACGCGGACGAGCTGGCCGACATTCCCCCGTGCACGGGAGTCCGGCTGCTCGGCGGATTCGACCAGTACCTGCTCGGACCGGGCACCAAGGACGACGCGCTGCTGCCTGCGGAGCACCGTTCCGCGGTGAGCCGCGCCGCCGGATGGATCTCCCCGATCGTCGTACGGGACGGCGTCGTCGCCGGTGTGTGGGAGATCGACGGCGAGGAGGCGGTCGTGGCGCCGTTCCCCGGCAGCGACCCGCTGCCGGAAGGGGAACTCGAAAACGAGGCGGCGCACGTGGCGCGCGCGAGCGGTCTGAGCCGACTGTCGGTCCGGGTCAAATGA
- a CDS encoding FadR/GntR family transcriptional regulator: MAAYSERGVHGQTVQLLGERVLSGRIAEGETIDLAVLSSELDLSLTAIREAIRVLAAKGLVGSRQRKGTFVRPRADWNLLDPDVVKWQVAAGAGDMFFRDLAELRGALEPTAARLAAERRTARDIEELRAAVQAMADTHESSPEEAAASDLRWHRALLVATGNELYTRTDIFLAAGLIERDRLVHAGSHKDPVPSHTSVTEAIAAGDPAAAESAMRSLLDQADEDLFRATEDGAYDDGSERPA, translated from the coding sequence ATGGCTGCCTACTCGGAACGGGGAGTCCACGGTCAGACCGTGCAGCTGCTGGGCGAACGCGTGCTTTCCGGGCGCATCGCCGAGGGGGAGACGATCGACCTCGCCGTGCTCAGCAGCGAACTCGACCTGAGTCTCACCGCCATCCGGGAGGCGATCCGGGTTCTGGCCGCAAAGGGCCTGGTCGGATCGCGCCAGCGCAAGGGCACCTTCGTACGCCCCAGAGCCGACTGGAACCTGCTGGACCCCGACGTCGTCAAGTGGCAGGTCGCCGCAGGGGCGGGCGACATGTTCTTCCGCGACCTGGCCGAGCTGCGCGGCGCGCTGGAGCCGACCGCGGCCCGGCTGGCGGCCGAGCGGCGCACCGCGCGCGACATCGAGGAGCTGCGCGCCGCGGTGCAGGCGATGGCCGACACCCACGAGTCGTCCCCGGAGGAAGCCGCCGCCAGCGACCTGCGGTGGCACCGCGCGCTGCTGGTGGCCACCGGAAACGAGCTCTACACCCGCACCGACATATTCCTCGCCGCCGGCCTGATCGAGCGGGACCGCCTGGTGCACGCCGGATCCCACAAGGACCCGGTTCCCAGCCACACCTCGGTCACCGAGGCCATCGCGGCCGGGGATCCGGCTGCGGCAGAGAGCGCCATGCGCTCGCTGCTGGACCAGGCGGACGAGGACCTGTTCCGCGCGACCGAGGACGGCGCGTACGACGACGGATCGGAGAGACCCGCATGA